A genomic segment from Orientia tsutsugamushi str. Boryong encodes:
- a CDS encoding Rne/Rng family ribonuclease, translating to MTKRILVDASYPNETRVALIDNNCRIAEIEYETASKHLIKGNIYLATITKIEPSLQAAFIDYSNGKSGFLPFSEIHPDYYNNVTNSLPFDTVPLVEITSEEIKEQESCKNIQNEEDIDTEESDADDSKIITAFKNTTNIQNDEIEPVSKQNSQEIAEFLPPHKQQEIQDVISSGQIVLVQATKESRGNKNASFTTYISLSGKYCILTPNLSNHSGISRRITNSEDRKQLKTIVGNLISKITKTSSVIIRTAGSRRTAYEIKKDFNYLLKLWNEIINTAKQAKPPAFIYVENDIIRKTILDIYNISVQEMIIQGKAAYDYAVKFMNAILPSEVHKIKEHKSTIPIFAQYNLEEQLATLYKPIVTLPSGGYIVINPTEALIAIDVNSGKDTSEQNIEETAVKTNLEAAKEISHQIKLRNLSGLITIDFICMTDSKNHKLIEKSFKKYLAKDKAKIQVDSINSFGVLQLSRQRLRPSFLESNSVICSHCSGKGIVRAEESNAMIILRTIENEIHTSKSNIINVYAHLHSVTYILNNKRTEIADIEKKYNVQLKFYNDFQSTSDSFSIEKVTLSASTTKSALTEQPVVTSAKLLENIENPASQAISNTNISGSKILSIKSNKRRARKQTHNLDLSAEQSVQQISKPVNDKKDNASNNKNQPTRPIKRRTKPSILETTKS from the coding sequence ATGACTAAACGAATTCTAGTAGATGCAAGTTACCCTAATGAAACTAGAGTAGCTTTAATAGATAATAATTGCCGTATAGCAGAAATTGAATATGAAACAGCAAGCAAACATTTAATTAAGGGGAATATATATCTTGCAACAATTACTAAGATCGAACCTTCTTTGCAAGCTGCATTTATTGATTACAGTAACGGAAAAAGCGGCTTTCTGCCATTTAGTGAAATACACCCAGATTATTATAATAATGTTACTAACAGCTTACCATTTGATACTGTTCCTTTAGTAGAAATAACTTCAGAGGAGATTAAGGAGCAAGAATCATGCAAGAACATTCAAAATGAAGAAGACATTGATACAGAAGAATCTGATGCTGATGACAGTAAAATAATTACAGCATTTAAAAATACTACAAATATCCAAAACGATGAAATTGAACCAGTAAGTAAACAAAACAGCCAAGAAATTGCAGAATTTTTACCACCTCATAAGCAACAAGAAATTCAAGATGTAATTAGCAGCGGGCAGATTGTTCTAGTTCAAGCAACTAAGGAATCTAGAGGTAACAAAAACGCATCCTTTACCACTTATATTTCTTTATCAGGTAAATATTGTATACTAACCCCTAACTTATCAAACCATAGTGGCATTTCAAGAAGAATTACAAATTCAGAAGATAGAAAACAATTAAAAACAATCGTAGGCAATCTAATATCAAAAATAACAAAGACATCAAGCGTTATTATTAGAACTGCAGGTTCTCGTAGAACTGCATATGAAATTAAAAAAGATTTTAATTATTTATTAAAGCTCTGGAATGAAATTATCAATACAGCTAAGCAAGCTAAGCCACCTGCATTCATTTACGTTGAAAATGATATTATCAGAAAAACTATTCTTGATATTTATAATATTTCTGTGCAAGAAATGATTATACAAGGTAAAGCAGCTTATGATTATGCTGTTAAGTTTATGAATGCTATTTTGCCATCAGAAGTACATAAAATTAAAGAACATAAATCTACAATTCCAATCTTTGCTCAATATAATCTAGAAGAGCAGCTTGCAACATTATATAAACCAATAGTTACTCTTCCATCTGGAGGGTATATTGTTATTAATCCAACAGAAGCTTTAATCGCAATTGATGTAAACTCTGGCAAAGATACTTCTGAACAAAATATCGAAGAAACAGCTGTCAAAACTAATTTAGAAGCAGCAAAAGAAATTAGTCACCAAATTAAGTTAAGAAACTTATCAGGACTAATTACTATAGACTTTATTTGCATGACAGATTCTAAGAATCATAAATTAATTGAAAAAAGCTTCAAAAAATATCTTGCTAAAGATAAAGCAAAAATACAAGTTGATTCTATTAACTCTTTTGGAGTATTACAACTGTCTAGGCAGAGATTAAGACCATCTTTCTTAGAATCTAACTCAGTTATATGCTCACATTGCAGTGGTAAAGGAATAGTTAGAGCTGAAGAATCTAATGCTATGATTATATTACGCACTATCGAAAATGAAATACATACATCTAAATCAAATATTATAAATGTTTATGCTCACTTACATTCAGTTACATATATTCTAAATAATAAGCGAACCGAAATAGCTGATATAGAAAAAAAATATAATGTACAGTTGAAATTTTATAATGATTTCCAATCTACTTCAGATAGTTTTTCCATAGAAAAAGTTACATTATCTGCAAGTACTACTAAAAGTGCTCTTACAGAACAGCCAGTAGTCACTAGTGCTAAATTATTGGAGAATATAGAAAATCCTGCTTCACAAGCAATATCTAACACTAATATTTCAGGCTCTAAAATATTATCAATAAAATCAAATAAACGAAGAGCAAGGAAACAAACTCATAACCTAGATTTATCAGCAGAACAATCAGTTCAACAAATATCTAAACCAGTAAATGATAAAAAAGATAATGCTTCAAATAATAAAAACCAACCTACTAGGCCAATAAAAAGAAGAACAAAACCAAGTATACTAGAGACTACAAAATCATAA
- the ubiB gene encoding 2-polyprenylphenol 6-hydroxylase — protein MINFIKNVIALIGVLAIVSKYKILQNIDCTNLSFLFRSIIKLINFLFYPICLVYRNNQQYSDRLTNCLKELGPAYIKLGQTLSTRPDLIGSNMADSLKILQDKLPPFSTQEAKKIITACLKMEIDQVFSFFPKEVVVAASIAQVYKAQLVTGEEVAVKVLRPNVQAEYLENIETLHFIAKILLKFLPKVKRLKLVEVIDILRNSMVSELDMRIEAASYSEMLDNFISDRNTYIPKVYWEFTAEKVLTVEWIHGLPIRERQLIINQGTSLKDLSEKVVLMFFNQAYRDGFFHADLHHGNVLVLPDGKIGLVDFGIIGRLSEKDRIAVAEILYAFLERDYKKVAKIHLQAGYIPENTNLDLFSQYCRSIAEPIIGLSLKNLSLGKLLAQLFMITKNFGMETQPQLLLLQKTMIVVEGISRDLNPDINIWELMKPWMKKWAAKNISIEARLFRSLSSILKQL, from the coding sequence ATGATTAACTTTATTAAGAATGTAATAGCATTAATAGGAGTTTTGGCAATAGTTAGTAAATACAAAATATTGCAAAATATTGATTGTACTAACTTATCTTTTTTATTCAGAAGTATCATTAAACTAATTAACTTTCTTTTTTATCCAATTTGTTTGGTATATAGAAATAATCAGCAATATAGTGATAGATTAACAAACTGCTTAAAAGAACTTGGCCCCGCATATATTAAGTTAGGGCAAACATTATCTACTAGACCTGACTTAATTGGTAGCAACATGGCTGATTCATTAAAGATATTACAGGATAAATTGCCTCCGTTTTCAACTCAAGAAGCAAAAAAAATTATTACAGCTTGCCTTAAAATGGAAATAGATCAAGTATTTTCTTTTTTTCCAAAAGAAGTAGTAGTTGCAGCATCTATTGCTCAAGTATATAAAGCCCAGCTAGTCACTGGAGAAGAAGTGGCAGTAAAGGTGCTAAGACCTAATGTACAAGCTGAATATCTTGAAAACATAGAAACATTACATTTCATTGCCAAGATTTTATTAAAGTTTTTGCCTAAAGTTAAGAGGCTGAAATTAGTAGAGGTAATAGATATATTACGAAACTCTATGGTCAGTGAATTGGATATGAGAATTGAAGCAGCATCATATTCTGAAATGCTAGATAATTTTATATCAGATCGCAATACTTATATACCAAAAGTGTATTGGGAATTTACTGCCGAAAAAGTTTTAACTGTTGAGTGGATTCATGGATTGCCAATTCGTGAACGGCAGCTAATAATAAATCAAGGAACATCGTTGAAAGATCTATCAGAAAAAGTTGTCTTGATGTTTTTTAATCAGGCTTACAGAGATGGATTTTTTCATGCTGATTTACATCATGGAAATGTTCTAGTTTTGCCAGACGGTAAGATAGGATTAGTAGATTTTGGTATAATAGGAAGGCTATCTGAAAAGGATAGAATTGCAGTAGCTGAGATTTTGTACGCTTTTCTGGAACGAGACTATAAGAAAGTTGCTAAAATTCATCTGCAAGCTGGCTATATACCAGAAAATACCAATTTAGACTTATTTTCCCAATATTGCAGGTCTATAGCTGAACCTATTATTGGATTATCACTGAAAAATTTATCTCTTGGTAAATTGCTTGCTCAATTGTTCATGATAACAAAGAATTTTGGCATGGAAACTCAGCCGCAATTATTACTGTTGCAAAAGACTATGATAGTAGTTGAGGGAATAAGCAGAGATCTAAATCCTGATATTAATATATGGGAATTAATGAAACCATGGATGAAAAAATGGGCAGCAAAAAATATTAGTATTGAGGCAAGATTATTTAGATCATTGTCTAGCATTTTAAAACAATTATAG
- a CDS encoding CvpA family protein, whose translation MNIIDIISLVIFISAITLGFYKGGLKLIIGSIFFVSSIFLTVLLTPTLQDIIIEYTHSLLYATIISGILSYVMSLILCTVLSNQVIRLINPITDGLLDKFFGMLLGGMQGILLCVFLYSILAIMSTRSYIGTSNHKEVKQKIKQYLPIWLHNSDFFTLSGNLTVDLIDVIPEKQFNDILKSINISHENNKKHNLVHNSNGSIE comes from the coding sequence ATGAATATAATAGATATAATTTCTCTTGTAATCTTTATTAGCGCAATTACCTTAGGGTTTTATAAAGGTGGTTTAAAATTGATTATTGGGTCAATTTTTTTTGTGAGTTCAATATTTTTAACTGTACTTTTAACTCCTACATTGCAGGATATAATTATTGAATATACTCATAGTCTGCTTTATGCAACTATTATAAGTGGTATTTTATCTTATGTTATGTCGTTGATATTATGCACAGTGTTAAGTAATCAGGTTATTAGGCTTATTAATCCAATTACTGATGGCTTATTAGATAAATTTTTTGGTATGTTGTTAGGTGGAATGCAAGGTATATTACTTTGTGTCTTTTTATACTCTATATTAGCTATTATGTCTACACGAAGTTATATTGGTACATCAAATCATAAAGAAGTAAAACAAAAAATAAAACAATATCTGCCAATATGGCTGCATAATTCAGATTTCTTTACTTTGTCTGGGAATTTAACAGTAGATTTAATTGATGTTATTCCTGAAAAACAATTTAATGATATATTAAAATCAATTAATATATCACATGAAAATAATAAAAAGCATAACTTAGTTCATAATAGCAATGGCAGTATTGAGTAA
- a CDS encoding bifunctional (p)ppGpp synthetase/guanosine-3',5'-bis(diphosphate) 3'-pyrophosphohydrolase: MQKTIDFAVKHCMYYELYPLEIGQMIVAIYPNYNALITSMLYTTVNISNIETVQFSLKNIEDGFGAEVVKRVSNVLKLPFNNCVDDKLNQYDLNKIKIILLEIGKEEKTEVVLVRLAYLLHYISIFNRVPLTEEQIQFIVLEIVESYLPLIAELEIDDIHATVHQFLLSNLPLNATEQTVTDYLNIIKNVTPLIYNVVNKINDNLQHAGISAEVSARIKSFYSIQQKMENKNIKFNQLDDIIALRIIIDSTNGALALCYKVLNLIHNSYMFLPNKIQDFIKIPKENGYQSLHTIILGPANQKIEVQIRTSEMHRVAQSGTAAHWRYKSNFIKERRIHNIMQKLYEFSNASHNLILRVRILSTDKLISMTLLYSIDSIGVFFAKELHLDVRSANYNGVNIRFDLLMQFVQCNAENQQFVIFRNKDIYFREHIKPSNNIIADCSVARVKMETFEVPINNTIYSFANMGLVSMNSDYNLKIVRQIKNQNHKGVENGILTNKKSTTFRQNTIKHGINVATISDENETVLLRIIDQPRVQTIMQLHIPLARMNKVSNTGNQSNKEVLLNSICQVVKVQTIAMQCTISITSVTTAALLETIGKDELRKMEAVSPAVLLETEMLRKCTSDDDEIPYIKVLVDDDKNWKDSTDDDWEDDDWEDDDLLENPEKIERNKLFFDLNFIRSTMKELARCASNKVLAAEHPKRVLTKYRNMCKSLLAILTNVLVVEDVFEGIVDQFEEGYARELISCIPSPANKDAFSIFCEEAIKQKYIHLMVQMLACNAVDHDLFKKLATYQTTNRNTIHSILFQFIDQNMHQRCDNDNIVTLIIYALYAYTLKAPNELFKKFMEEKLDGKMSIDDMAVTIIVHNPQYTAGLAAQLLCTYAIKGPYIRFVVQAMNHQFPSNNNNYCTIGTVILEYLKTVKKLWPITFICKQLENAGKHESCYMILTHRTEYHETFLSVTLKCITDSIKDRKDSSEMMECILAMISVAKSNVIDLIDKLINEKLDHENTVFSIVLKYIKEQKNYQPVDIIWEALRHDSQKMIPLAQRYDLIELMFDILREIKGHDIADDEVYNKLINPKMLNDRTIFSEASQAVKESSSIIDSYLRKIQEKIEDCAKDKKYIIQESNADDLTQLILLCSTDCKVFFTKSEVLAKLIFHALMSNDFDEIVHRKIEENVELFENILRLTNTFKVAGSIKVEKTTELAENLRKKMIDVLINCKNVSEETFSKLLCFKDESNKPFVFTRTDNSEIVGILKNRNMDDQKTFVNIFGTQKLCDYIRWLSCGDKKVYDMLLDIGNVDDNIEIKFDDQFAAARNLAAYIIRQALYDNTPSKSNKCNTESRDDTYLYTHTSGMISEKETSDMNIDDILCESSLENSDDGDDEVSFTGCS, encoded by the coding sequence ATGCAAAAAACTATAGATTTTGCTGTTAAACATTGTATGTATTATGAGCTTTATCCATTAGAGATAGGGCAAATGATTGTAGCTATATATCCAAACTACAATGCATTAATTACATCTATGCTTTACACTACCGTGAATATATCTAACATAGAAACTGTTCAGTTTAGTTTAAAAAATATTGAAGATGGTTTTGGTGCAGAAGTAGTTAAGCGAGTTAGCAATGTTCTTAAATTGCCGTTTAATAACTGTGTAGATGATAAACTAAATCAATATGATCTAAATAAAATAAAAATTATATTATTAGAAATAGGCAAAGAAGAGAAAACAGAAGTAGTACTTGTTCGATTAGCCTATTTATTACACTATATAAGCATATTTAATCGTGTTCCGTTAACTGAGGAGCAAATCCAATTTATTGTACTAGAGATAGTAGAATCTTATTTGCCACTGATAGCTGAACTTGAAATAGATGATATACATGCAACAGTGCATCAATTTCTCTTGAGCAATTTACCACTCAATGCTACAGAACAAACTGTTACAGACTACCTAAATATTATAAAAAATGTAACGCCTTTAATTTACAACGTAGTTAATAAGATTAACGATAATTTACAGCATGCTGGAATTAGTGCAGAAGTATCAGCTAGAATTAAATCTTTTTATTCTATTCAGCAAAAAATGGAAAATAAGAATATTAAATTCAATCAATTAGATGACATTATCGCTCTTAGAATTATTATAGATTCTACTAATGGCGCATTAGCACTCTGTTATAAAGTGTTAAATCTTATACATAACAGCTATATGTTTTTACCTAATAAGATTCAAGATTTTATCAAAATTCCAAAAGAAAATGGCTATCAGTCTTTGCATACGATAATTCTTGGTCCAGCAAATCAGAAGATAGAAGTGCAGATACGTACTAGTGAAATGCATAGAGTTGCTCAATCTGGTACTGCTGCTCACTGGAGGTATAAAAGTAATTTTATCAAGGAAAGGAGAATACACAATATAATGCAGAAACTATATGAATTTAGTAATGCATCACATAATCTTATTCTGAGAGTAAGAATATTATCTACTGATAAACTTATAAGTATGACATTGCTTTATTCTATTGATTCAATAGGTGTATTTTTTGCTAAAGAATTACATTTAGATGTTCGTAGTGCTAATTATAATGGTGTTAATATACGTTTTGATTTGTTAATGCAATTTGTACAATGTAATGCAGAAAATCAGCAGTTTGTTATATTTAGGAACAAGGATATTTATTTTAGAGAACACATCAAGCCTAGCAATAATATTATTGCTGATTGTAGTGTAGCAAGAGTTAAAATGGAGACTTTTGAAGTGCCTATTAACAATACTATTTATTCTTTTGCAAATATGGGCTTAGTAAGCATGAATAGTGATTACAATTTGAAAATAGTGAGACAGATAAAAAACCAAAATCATAAAGGTGTTGAAAATGGAATATTGACTAATAAGAAGAGTACTACTTTTAGACAAAATACCATAAAGCATGGTATTAATGTAGCAACCATAAGCGATGAAAATGAAACTGTACTATTAAGGATTATAGATCAGCCTAGAGTTCAGACAATAATGCAATTACATATTCCATTAGCTAGAATGAATAAGGTTAGTAATACAGGCAATCAAAGCAACAAGGAGGTATTGTTAAACTCTATATGCCAAGTTGTTAAAGTTCAGACGATCGCAATGCAATGTACTATTTCCATAACAAGTGTCACTACAGCAGCATTGTTAGAAACCATAGGTAAAGATGAATTGCGTAAGATGGAAGCAGTTAGTCCTGCTGTACTGTTAGAGACTGAGATGCTTAGGAAATGTACTAGCGATGATGATGAGATACCATATATAAAAGTCCTAGTTGACGATGACAAGAATTGGAAAGATTCTACAGATGATGATTGGGAAGATGATGATTGGGAAGATGATGATTTACTAGAAAATCCTGAAAAAATTGAGCGTAATAAACTCTTTTTTGATTTGAACTTTATAAGAAGTACAATGAAAGAACTGGCGAGATGTGCAAGCAATAAGGTTTTAGCAGCTGAACATCCAAAACGCGTTTTAACAAAGTATAGAAATATGTGTAAAAGTTTGCTTGCGATATTGACTAATGTGCTAGTTGTAGAAGATGTTTTTGAAGGGATAGTTGATCAGTTTGAAGAAGGATATGCTAGAGAATTGATTAGTTGCATCCCTTCACCTGCTAATAAAGACGCTTTTTCAATTTTTTGTGAAGAAGCAATAAAGCAAAAATACATTCACCTAATGGTGCAGATGCTTGCATGTAATGCTGTAGATCATGATTTATTCAAAAAGCTTGCAACATATCAAACTACAAACAGGAATACAATTCATTCAATTCTATTTCAATTCATAGACCAAAATATGCATCAAAGATGTGATAATGATAATATTGTTACATTAATTATATACGCATTGTATGCATACACTCTTAAAGCACCAAATGAGTTGTTTAAAAAGTTTATGGAAGAAAAACTTGACGGTAAGATGTCAATTGATGATATGGCAGTAACAATTATAGTACATAATCCTCAGTATACAGCTGGATTAGCTGCTCAGCTATTATGCACATACGCTATTAAAGGACCATATATCCGCTTTGTTGTTCAAGCTATGAATCATCAATTTCCTTCTAATAATAATAATTATTGTACAATCGGTACTGTGATATTAGAATATTTAAAAACTGTAAAAAAACTCTGGCCTATAACTTTTATCTGTAAGCAATTGGAAAATGCTGGTAAACATGAGTCATGTTATATGATTCTAACTCATAGAACTGAATATCATGAAACTTTTCTTTCTGTAACATTAAAATGCATAACAGATAGTATTAAAGATAGAAAAGATAGTTCTGAAATGATGGAATGTATTCTTGCAATGATTTCTGTTGCTAAATCAAATGTAATTGACTTGATTGATAAGTTAATAAACGAAAAGCTTGATCATGAAAACACGGTTTTTTCAATTGTGTTGAAATATATAAAAGAGCAGAAAAATTACCAGCCTGTTGATATTATATGGGAAGCATTAAGGCATGACTCACAAAAAATGATTCCATTGGCACAAAGATATGATTTGATTGAGCTGATGTTTGATATATTACGTGAAATTAAAGGACACGATATTGCAGATGATGAAGTATATAATAAGCTAATAAATCCGAAAATGCTGAATGATAGAACTATTTTTTCTGAAGCATCTCAAGCAGTTAAGGAAAGTTCAAGTATAATTGATTCGTATTTAAGAAAAATTCAAGAAAAAATAGAAGATTGTGCAAAAGATAAGAAATACATAATACAGGAATCAAATGCAGATGATTTAACTCAGCTAATATTATTGTGTAGTACAGACTGTAAAGTATTTTTTACAAAAAGTGAGGTATTGGCTAAATTAATATTTCATGCATTAATGAGCAATGATTTTGATGAGATAGTACATCGTAAAATTGAAGAAAATGTAGAATTATTTGAAAATATATTACGCCTAACCAATACTTTTAAAGTTGCTGGATCTATTAAAGTTGAAAAAACTACAGAATTAGCTGAGAACCTAAGAAAAAAAATGATTGATGTGTTAATTAACTGTAAAAATGTAAGTGAAGAAACATTTAGTAAGTTGCTGTGCTTTAAAGATGAGAGTAATAAACCATTCGTATTTACGAGAACAGATAATAGTGAAATCGTAGGTATACTAAAGAATAGGAATATGGATGATCAGAAAACATTTGTGAATATTTTTGGAACTCAAAAGCTATGCGATTATATACGATGGCTTTCATGTGGTGATAAGAAGGTGTATGACATGTTATTAGATATAGGCAATGTTGATGATAACATTGAGATTAAGTTTGATGATCAGTTCGCTGCTGCAAGAAATTTGGCTGCATATATAATAAGGCAAGCATTATATGATAATACTCCATCTAAAAGCAATAAATGCAATACAGAATCAAGAGATGATACATATTTATACACACATACATCAGGTATGATATCTGAAAAAGAAACCAGTGATATGAATATAGACGATATACTCTGTGAGAGTTCTCTAGAGAATTCAGATGATGGTGATGATGAAGTTAGCTTTACTGGTTGTAGTTAA
- a CDS encoding transposase, producing the protein MYYIDSTKLAICHNKRTSSNRVFNRISKIAKSSYGWFLCFKLHIIINNKGEIMSVKITKGNKNDLICSFSFF; encoded by the coding sequence ATATATTACATCGATTCTACAAAGTTAGCAATTTGTCATAATAAACGCACCTCCAGCAATAGAGTTTTTAACAGAATTTCTAAAATTGCTAAGAGTAGTTATGGCTGGTTCTTATGCTTTAAGCTACATATTATAATCAATAATAAAGGCGAAATAATGTCAGTTAAAATTACTAAAGGCAATAAAAACGACCTTATCTGTAGCTTTAGTTTTTTCTAA
- a CDS encoding Arm DNA-binding domain-containing protein, with amino-acid sequence MTSISSKFINRALRKIKIPKGEKLLIIHDPDIIGLKLKISCTVCGGIVRKTWILEQKYKNQSLKIRIVEFPYLSIKEAIKKAIELKTLMANGIDPREVRRQQQIEENENRIKERQEITFKELCYKYIEEYAKIYTINWKENADRVHTYAQALDLFRNWLT; translated from the coding sequence ATGACTTCAATATCATCAAAGTTTATAAATCGAGCACTACGTAAAATTAAAATTCCTAAGGGAGAAAAATTATTAATTATCCACGATCCAGATATAATAGGACTTAAACTGAAAATCTCATGTACAGTCTGTGGAGGAATAGTAAGAAAAACATGGATTTTAGAACAAAAATATAAAAACCAGAGTTTAAAAATAAGGATAGTGGAATTTCCATATTTATCTATTAAAGAAGCTATAAAAAAAGCAATAGAATTAAAGACATTAATGGCGAACGGAATAGATCCAAGAGAAGTAAGACGTCAACAACAGATAGAAGAAAATGAGAATCGTATAAAAGAAAGACAAGAGATTACATTCAAAGAGCTGTGTTATAAGTATATTGAAGAGTATGCCAAAATATATACTATAAACTGGAAAGAGAATGCTGACAGAGTACATACTTATGCACAAGCATTAGACCTCTTTCGAAACTGGTTAACGTAG
- a CDS encoding reverse transcriptase domain-containing protein: MAVHSIDRNTWLTKLERIKLLSSKNQDIKFNNLGHIIDLKMLEEQYKELDSKKAIGIDGITKADYGKKLKANLLSLLTRIRKWQYQAKPARITEIPKEDGGKRPLIISCFEDKIIESTVSKILNSVFEPIFLKYSYGFRPKLNAHDALRELNRLTYNFNKGAIVEIDITKCFNTIKHCELMEFLRLVMKLIETPIIENGTIVTNKEGCRQGSIVSPILANVFLHYVIDSWFAKISKENLMGQTGMVRYCDDMVFVFEKETDAKRFYDVLPKRLNKYGLNINEAKSQMIKSGRDHAANLAKQDKKIASYNFLGFTCYWGKSRFGTTWRLKYTSRRDRFTEKLKGLRKYLRSQSAKQAR; this comes from the coding sequence ATGGCTGTACACAGCATAGACAGAAATACATGGTTAACGAAACTTGAGCGTATAAAGTTGCTATCATCGAAAAATCAAGACATAAAGTTTAATAATCTTGGACATATCATTGATTTAAAGATGTTAGAAGAACAATATAAGGAACTCGATAGCAAGAAAGCGATAGGAATAGATGGTATAACCAAAGCTGATTATGGTAAGAAGTTGAAAGCAAATCTGCTCTCGCTTCTTACTAGAATTCGCAAATGGCAATATCAAGCTAAACCTGCACGAATAACAGAAATTCCAAAAGAAGATGGAGGCAAAAGACCTTTGATAATATCATGTTTTGAAGATAAGATAATCGAGTCTACAGTAAGCAAGATATTAAACTCTGTGTTTGAGCCAATATTCTTAAAGTATTCATATGGATTTCGACCTAAATTAAATGCACACGACGCTTTAAGGGAGTTAAATAGACTTACGTATAACTTCAATAAAGGGGCTATAGTAGAGATTGATATAACAAAGTGTTTCAATACAATCAAGCATTGTGAGTTGATGGAATTTCTAAGACTAGTTATGAAACTGATTGAAACACCAATCATAGAAAATGGTACTATAGTTACTAACAAAGAAGGTTGTCGTCAAGGATCAATAGTTTCACCAATTCTGGCAAATGTCTTTCTGCATTATGTTATAGATAGCTGGTTTGCAAAAATCAGCAAAGAAAACTTAATGGGACAAACAGGAATGGTGAGGTACTGCGACGATATGGTATTTGTCTTTGAAAAGGAAACAGATGCGAAAAGGTTTTATGATGTTTTGCCTAAAAGGTTAAATAAGTATGGGCTAAATATCAATGAAGCTAAATCACAAATGATTAAATCTGGTAGAGACCATGCTGCAAATTTAGCCAAACAAGACAAGAAGATCGCAAGTTATAATTTTCTTGGATTTACTTGCTATTGGGGCAAATCAAGATTTGGCACAACATGGAGACTAAAATATACCTCAAGGAGAGATCGTTTTACTGAGAAACTGAAAGGACTGAGAAAATATTTGCGTAGTCAGTCAGCTAAACAAGCAAGATAA
- a CDS encoding transposase — protein MSKELFHQLLTNGLRLFTNLRKDMKTYLLDIQDNLLLNKRSLIESVFNVLKKHMLLEHTRHSSPLNFFVHINCFSC, from the coding sequence ATATCTAAAGAGTTATTTCATCAACTGCTGACAAATGGTCTACGTTTATTTACTAATCTTCGTAAAGACATGAAAACATATTTATTGGACATACAAGATAATCTATTATTAAATAAACGTTCTTTAATTGAGTCTGTCTTTAATGTACTAAAAAAACATATGCTTTTAGAGCATACTAGACACAGTTCTCCTCTTAATTTCTTTGTTCATATAAATTGCTTCTCTTGCTAG